TCGAGCTTGATCGAGTCGAACGGCAGGAAGAACGCGTTGGCAAGAGCGGCACGCCGGTCGTCAACGAGCTCCGAATCGAGCATTTCCGCGAGATGGTGGGGGGCCTCGTCGGGATACCATCGATACAGGAGGCGGATCGCCCGCGAGCGGATTCCTGGGGATGGGTTCGCCAGGAGCGGCAGGAGGAGCCCCTTGAGACAGTCGGGCTGGATGCGGCTCAGCGCCTCGATCGCGAGGGACATGACGATGGGGTTCCCGTCGGAACACCATGCGATCAGCCGTGGCGTGTCTTCCTTCGTGCCATGTCGCTGGTAAAATCGCACCAGGAGAGGCAGCAGATCCGCGGGGAGCCTGGTCGGATCGAGCCTGCGGATATGCGGAAGAATCTCCGCCGCCGATTTCCTGTCTGCCCGATGCAGACGGTAGAATACGGACACCCAGTCCGGCTCCGGCTGTTCGAGCAGGGAAATGCACGACCGGCTGGCGTCGTCAGGGACCGAGGCCCCCGAGTCAGCCAGCCAGGTTAGATACAGCTTGAGAGACGGGTCGGTTTCTTTTTCGGATGCGGCTTTGAGCCGTGCGGTCAGGCCGGGTTCATCCCGTTTGTCGTGCAGCGTCAGGATCGCATAAAGCCTGATCGACAGATCTTCTGCGGAAAGATCACTGATGAGTGACTCGAGCGATGCCAATCGAGGGATTCCCGGTCGGAAGGATCAGAAGAACTGGCCCAGTGTGATCTTGATGAGCATCATGACTTTTCCGATGAGGTCATCCAGTTCTTTCTGGGAAAGCGGTTCCTGTTTCTGTGCCGGAGCAGACGTCGGGGCGGGTTTCCCGGCAGACGGAGCACCGGAGGGTTTCGTCGAGGCGGGGGGCTTCGTCGCTGAGCCTGTTCCCTGGCCGGCGGAGGGCGTCGGCTTGGTCGTCTGCCCCTGGCCCTGCGTGGCAGCGGGCGTTGAAGGCTTCACACCAAGGGCGTCTTCCACGGAGTAGATGATGCTGATATCGCTGACTTTTCTCTCTGCGAGCTTGACGGAATCCATCCCAGCGTTGCCGTTGATGGTCATCATGGTGTTGCCGTTGATGGACTTGACGATACAATGATGGTAGAGGGGTTGCTTGGGCTTTTCGCCGGGTTTCGGCGGGGGCGCGGGCTTGTCGGTCATGACAACGATGTCGCCGGGAGCGAGCCGGTCCTTTTTGCCATGGTATTTGCAGCCCATGATCTTGGTGTTCCAGTAGACAGGGATTCCGGCGCTGCGCCAGGCCCAGGTGCCGAAAATACCGCACCACTCGTTCACCTTCTTGCCGACGCCCTTGATCAGGGGCATCCACTGGGGCTGGGCTTTTTCGAGGTCGTCGTATCGGTAGGCGACTTCGTAGAACTTCTTGAGATGCTGCCAGCCGACCTTGTTCCCGTCTTCACCGGCATCGTTGACGCGGACCTTGCCAAGCATGGTTTCGGCAATCTCGATGATTTTTCGGCGATACGACTCGACGTCGGTTGCCGGCTCGTTCGTCACCGTCGCGGCCGGGGCGACCGGCGCCTCCTGAGAACCCGACTGCTGAACGGCGGGCGGTTCGTCAGCCGGCCGGTTCTGGATGATGTCTTCGAGAGACTGTGAGAATGCCGGGCTGCAGAGCAGGAACATCAGGGCGATCGCACACCCAAGAACAGACCGGAACAGCGTCTCGTTTTTCATGTCATTTCCCTTCGATGGTTCTTATTGAGTCCTGCATATCAAATACCAGTTTCGTGTCTCCGTTCGTGCTGAGCTTGTCGAAGCACGAACAGCCAGTTGCAGATGATTCCTCATTTCGCCCTTCGACAGGCTCGGGGCGAACGGGGGGCTTTCATTCTGCAGGATTCGATATATCAGTATACCAGAAGAATCGGCGGCCGCATGTCGCAAGCGTCACAAGAAAGGCCAACGGCTCACATGTCCACTAGTCGATATATATCTTTCATTGTATAAAAAGCAATGGAGGCGGAGCATCTCGAGCGACAATGACTGCAGCGCGGACAAAAACGGGCGCGGGAAAAGAACTGACGCCCACGCCCGCACGATGATGGGAAGGTCTGTTCGTTCGTCAGGGCGTCGTCGTCCCGGGGATGCCGGACTCGGAAGGAGTCAGGGGTTGTGTCTGCCCTTCGGCGGATGTACCGGTCGTGGCGGTATCGGTCGTGGGTTTCACGGTTTCCCTGATCGTCTGGTTTTCCTGTTTCTGTTGTTGCTGGAACGCCTGGCGCTCTTTTTTCAGGCCTGAGAAAAATTCCTGGATGGCCGTTTTGCGTTGTTCGGGCGTCATGGTCTGGTCTGAACCGATCCTGCCCATGAACTCCGCGATCTTCTTCTGATTCGCATCGTTGTAGGCGACGGTCTCGTCCTGCTGGGCCTGGAAATGCGAGACGATCTCATTCCTCTGCTCGTCCGTCAGCTTCGGGTTCTGTGCGAGTCGCTCTTTGAGCATGGTCAAATTTTTGGCGCGGCGCTCGGCGTAGAAGGCCTTCTTCTCGGCCAGTTGCTGCTGGTTGAACTGCTGCATTGCCGTTTTGCGCTCTTCGGGCGTTTTCTCTTTCAAAGAGGCTTTGAATTCTTTTCGTTCGGTCTTCTGCTTTTCCTTGAAGGCCTTTCTTTCTTCTTTGCGTTCCTTCCGCTGCTCGGCGTTCCCGGAACCCTTCCCGCCGCCGCTCTTTCCGCCCTTTGCGAAAACCGCAGGTCCGCTCAGGACAAGTCCGCCCGCCAGTACCAACGCCAGAATCGTTCTCATAAACGTCTCCCTCTCATGTATAAATTCGGATGAAAAACCTCCTTGAATGATACTCCGCGGCGACTTCTCCTGTAAAATATCCATGGCGTTGGGTCCCGAGCCGTTCAAAGGGCGGGAGTATTGGTATTTCGACTGAACCAGCACGAACGGGGAACGCTGGCGGCTCGAGAGGCCTGTTGCGTTTCAATAACCGGTGAAGAGGGAAAGAAAGGAGCGCCGGGGCAGGGGAACGGGTTTCCCGTTTTCAAACCGGCATCTCCGGTGCGCCGGAGCCGCGATGCCGTCGATTCGACCGCGAATATCCGCTACGGGAACGGTTTTCAGCGTGCGTCCCCACCAAAGGTAGGCGATATTGTTCGCGGGAACGACGACGGACGTCGTCACCTCAGGCGGTGATCGCCAGGCCCAGTCAGGCATGTAATGGGAGCCGACGGGGGAAAGCGGCATGCTGTATGTACCGATAACGGGCGTTCCGTTGCGGATTATTCCGTTTCCCTCGATGGCAACGGTGTCGCTCGCAATACCGAGAACCCGCTCGCAGAGGGTATTGCTGATCATCACGAGATCGCCGGGCCGGATGCCGGAGGAGGAAACAGGATGAACGACGAGACGGTCGCCTGGGATCAGAACGGGGCCCCACAGATTGTTTCCATGCAGGTAGACGTGATTTCCCAGGTGGCCGATCGGGCCGTAGAGGAGCCATCCAAGAAGGGAAAACTGGAGGCCGAGGCCGATCATAATGACGAGAACCGCCGTCGATTGCGGCATGCATCGTCCAGCCCAGTTCCTCAGACGGGCTCCGGTCGACCAGGCGTGCATGTGGACGATGCCGAGAAAGATTCCGACACAGGCCAGAGGAATGGTGATGTCGGAGTATTCGTCAAGGGCCAGGATGAGCAGGCCGGCAAGGAGCGCGGCCGTCACGGCGAAAAGAGCGACGCCGACGAGGACCCGGCCGAGGTAATACTGGCCGGCGCCCGGAACGGCAAGCGACAGCCAGAGTTCCGGCGATGCGAACAGTCGCTCGAGTCTGTTCGCGAGGGACATGTCGGCTGCCGGGCCGGCACTGAAGAGACGGCCGACGGCCCGGACGAATTGAGAGAGGCGGAGCGACAGGCTCGTCGAAACATCGCGCTGAGAGGCGCGCGGCGGCATGACGCCGCCGAAGCCTGCGTCGGTCGAAGCCTGGCAGTTCGGACACCTGGTCGCGATCTCAGGGACCGACTGGCCGCATTTCGGACATTTCATTCGGGCTTTGCCATGAACGCGTTGATGTTCGTCCGGAGGTCGTCGAGTTCGGATCTGATCTGCGCGTGGTCGAGCTTGCGGCCGGAGGTCAGGTTTCGGACCTGGGAGCGAATCTCGACCTGGACCATGTCGATGCGCTGGACGAGCGACTGGCGGATGAAATCGACGGCGTATTCGACCTCGAGGCAGACTTTTTCGGAAAGGTCGGCTTTCACATCGAGCAGCGTCTCTTCGCTGACGGTGGCGTTCATGAAGAATTCCTTCACCGACCGCTTGTTCGCGATCACCTGGGAGGCGAAGTAGGCGGCACCGGCGAACATGCCGACCGAGACGCCGAAGAAGATCGCGGCGAGATAGGCGAAACTCAGCGACGAGACGATCTTGCCCGGCACGTCGCTCAGATCATACTGGATGCTGAGACTGCGCTGTTCGACGAACCGCTTGTCGTCGAGGACCGCATCGAACGAGCGACCCAGCTCGCCATACAGCTGGTCGAGGGTGCATTTCATTCTTGTCGTTATATACTCGTACAATTCCTTCAGCCGCGTGTTCACGATCGCGGGGTCGCGCTGGAGGCGATTGACCGAGACGAGTTCGCCGATGGTCTTGTCGATCTGCTCTCTGAACGTCTGTTTCAGGTCCGCCTCGGCGGCGGCGATTTTCGTCTCGGCGGTCTTGAGGGTGGCGCGGAGTTTCCCGAGCCGGAACGCGCTTTCCTTCAGGCGGCCCGTCACGGCGGCCTTTCCGACGGTTTCGGCCTCGACGCACTCGTCGAGGGCGTGTTCGATCCGAAGAACGCCGCGCCGGAGAAAATGGTGCAGCGTCGCTTCGATCTCGACGTCGCGTTTCCTGCCGGAAACTTCGATGATGCGTTTCCAGAGTTCGCGGTTCGCTTCGCAGAATGTGCCGGCATGCCTTTTCCCGACGTCGAAGCCGATCCCGTGTGATGTGCCCGAACCGTCGAGCGGCGCCTTCTCCTTCGCGCAGACGGCGAACAGCTCGACGTCCATCACAGGAAGGAACAAGGTTTGGCCGAGGCGGGCATTTATTTTATCGTATGAAGTATTCAATGCCTTGACAAGACTCTGTCTGATATCCGAGATCAGCGCCGGACGTTCGTCCTCGTCGATTTCGTCGATGCGGTTCACGACGAACAGGAGTTTCTTCAGGTCGTCGGCGAGGAGACGCTCTTCGAGGAAGATGCGCTCGGACTCGGAGAACGGCTTGAGCGCCGAGATGACGAACACGACGATGTCGGCCGTCGGAATGAGGCCATACACGATTTCGGCGCGCGATTTCGCGATGTCGTTGATGCCGGGCGTGTCGACGATGGTGAGCGCGGGCGGGACCTTCGGATGCGAGACCCGCACAAGTTCGATACGATCGATGTTCTCGGGAGCGGTCAGCAGTTTCGCGAAGGCGTTCCAGTCGAATTCGCCGCCGGGAATGCCGTAGCCGGGCGTCGAGGCTTTACCGGGTTCGATCTTGATGGGGTCCCTGGTGCCGATCGGTTTCACGTTCACGTTGAACGGGCCGGATTCGAGGATCGTCACCAGGCTCGTCGTCGGGGTGACACCTGTCGGGAGGATGTCTTCGCCGAGCATCGAGTTGACCAGCGATGATTTACCGGTGTTGAACTCGCCCACGATCAGCACGTGAGGCCTCGCATCGATCCGGTTGAGGACGAGGCAATGATCGCCGATATCGACCAGCATCTTCTCGGCGAGTTGTTTGAGCGGGGGAAGGAGCTTCTGAAATCGTTCGGCGGGATTACTGGCGTTCATAGATTTTCCTGAGAACGTAGCGTTTGTCCTCAGCCTCCACTTTGACCCGGTCGTGCGCAGCGAGCGTCCGTTCGAGCACCGCATCGGCGATCAGTTCCTCCAATTTCTGGACGATTCGCCGCATCGGGCGGGCGCCGAACTGGGGGTCGAAGCCGGTGTCGACGGCGAGGGCCACAGCGGAGTCGGAGACGGTGTATTCGATCTGCTTCTGTTCGAGAATGCGCGCCGCGCTTTCAGCCGCGAGTTTTCTGAAGATGAGCCGCAACTCCTCCTTCGTGAAGGGGGTGAAGGGGATGATGCTCTCGATGCGGTTGATGATCTCGGGCCGCACCTGGCGTTTCATCTCTTCGAGAACTTTCGCCTGGATGGTGTCGAACTTCTTCTCGAAATCATGTTGTTCGAGGCCGGCGTAGTATTGCGTGCCGACGTTGCTGGTGATGATGATCAGAGCGTCCCGGAAGCTCGCGGTGTTGCCCTTCATGTCCTTGACGTACCCTTCATCGAGCATCTGCAGGAAGATGTCGAAGAGTTTCGGGTCGGCCTTTTCGATCTCGTCGAACAGGACGACCGAGAAGGGGTTTTTATTCATCAACTTCACCAGCAGGCCGTCCTCGTCGCTGCCTATGTAGCCGGGCGGCGAGCCGACGAGCCGGGCCATCGTATGGTCGTCGTAGAACTCGGACATGTCGAACCGGATCAGGCGGCGCTCATCGCCGAAAAACTCCGAGGCGATCGTCTTCGCCGTTTCGGTCTTGCCGGTTCCAGAGGGGCCGAGAAACAGGAAGCTTCCGATCGGCTTGTTCGGTTTTCTGATGCCGGCGCCCAGCATTTTGAACGAGGAGAGGATCGCCTCCTTCGTGCGGGCCTGGCCTATGATCTTCGTTTCGAACGCCGCCTTCAGCAGTCCGATGCGGCGGGCCACCTCGTCGAGTTGGCGATCGCCGATGACGGCGCCGGTGCGGCGGGCAAGGGTGTTCGAAACATCTTCAGGTGTCAGGGCGGTGTCGAAAAACGTCGCTTTTTCTTCGTCCCACTGGCGGAGCGTCTCATCGAGCCTGTCGATCTCGTCGCGTTCGATGCAGGAGATTTCGCGAGCGAGCACATCGTCGAGGATGGTGAGATCGCGGCGGAGCCGATCGTGACTTTCGCTGAACCGCTTTTCGGCGATGGCTTCCTTCATCAGATCGAGGGCTTTGTCAGGGAAGAAGCGGTCGCGGATATACTGATCCGCCACCGAGATCACGGTATCGATCGTATGGTCGGGCACGACGATGCGGTATCGGGAGCCGATGCGCTTGCTCATTCGCGTGAGAAGAAGTTTCAGCTCGTCGCGGGGCGGTTCGCCGACGTTGATGCGGATGAACCTGCGGGCGAGGGCCGGGTCCGCCTCTTCGATCCAGCGCTTGAACTCGGGTTCGGTCGTGGCGCCGATAACCTGGATGTCGCCGCGTGCCAGGAACGGCTTGAGGTAGTTTGCGAAATCGAATCCGCCGGTGGAGTGGGTACGGGTCAAGAGGTGAAGTTCATCGATGAACAGGATCGTGTTCTTCGACGAGAGGAGTTCCTCGACAAGTTTCTGGACACGCTCTTCGAGCATTCCCCGGTAGATGGTGCCGCTGGAGATTGCGGCAAAATCGATCTGGAAAATGCGTTTTCCCTTGAGTTTTTCGGGAACGCGACCCGCGGTGATTTCCTGTGCGAAGCCTTCGACGATGCATGTCTTGCCGACCCCGGGAGGGCCGATCAGAACGGGGTTGCTTTTTCCCTCGAGCGTCAGCGCATCGGCCATTCGCCGAATTTCCGCCGCTCTGCCGATCAGGGGCTCGAGCGCGCCCATCGCCGCGAGCACGGTCAGATCGCGACCGAATTCCTCTATCATGCCGGGGATCTCCTCTCACCGGTGGAATGTATGGGTCATGGTAACACAAAATGATATTATTGGCCCGTACCCTACCCGACGCCCTGTTTTATCCGTATAATTGACAGCATCGAATCACTATTTATGGAGATAAGCATGCATAAGCGTTCATGGGGACTCTCCGCCATATTCGCCACATTCCTGACCGCTTCCGTCTGCTTCGCCGGCGAGCCGAACGCCTCTCAGCCGATTGATCCCTGCGAACGGGTGCATAAGGAGACCGGCAGACTTCTCGAATCCGTCGAGGCGGTTCATCCCGATGCGTCGCCGCAGATCGTGAAGATTCGCGAGCGGCTCAACTACCTGTATAAGCGAGCACAAAGCGAATCTGCGCCGAAGGATGGGCTCGTTCCCTCCCTGGAGGCGATGGAACGTACGGCCTCGAAGAGAAAGCGATTCAATAGCCGGAGCGAGGATCCGTTTGCCGGGCTCGGGCAGCTTTCGAACGAAGCGCTCGTGGAAGAGCTCAACAAGCGTATTTCAATGAACACCCCGTTCGAGTATTCAGCCTCCCGGCGGATCGTCTTCCTGACCCTCGACAATCTGGACGGATTCGTGGAATGCGTTTACACCGGCCGCTCCGAACACGTGACGCAGATGCCGAACGACCGGGACATGAACATCGAACACAGCTGGCCGCAAAGCCTGGGAGCCACCGGCATCGCCAAAGCAGATCTTCATCACCTGTTCCCGGCCGACAGCAAGGCGAACAGCACCCGCGGAAGCCTTCCATACGGCATCGTGAGCAACCCGAACTGGGAAGAAGGCGGCAGCAAGTGCGACGGCGAAAAGTTCCAGGTGCGGCCGAACTTCTGCGGCAATATCGCCCGCGCGCAATTCTACTTCTCCGTTCGCTACAACAAGCAGATTCCGAACGAAGTCGAAAAAGTGCTGAGAGAATGGCACAAGGCCGACCCGGTCGATGCCCGCGAACTTCAACGAAACAACAAGGTCGATGAAATCCAGCACAATCGCAACCCCTTCATCGATCACCCGGAATTCGTCGACAAGATCGCCGATTTCTGATCGCCAGACACCACGAATATCACGTCAGCCGGCCCAAAAGGCCGGCTGATGGTGTATTCGGGGCTGGCGCATGGCAAACCATGGGATTCGCTTACGGATCGGTTCGGCCGGCTCCAAGAGTGTCACTCTGCGAATTTCGAAAAACTGTTTCGATCAATAGCCGGTGTGGTGTTTGGTGAAGGTACCATTCAAGAGTACCCCGCAGTGGGGAAAAATCAGGGTTTGAAACCTCCCCCTACAGGCGATGAAGGAAGAATCGTGATAAACCCGGTGGGGGAGTTTTGTGAAAATCTCTCATCCTGAGAATTATAGTAGAAGTTTCGGGGCTTTGTTATAATGTGTTCTCGAGCCATGTATCATACGAATTTCGTACACCTTCACGTTCACAGCCATTACAGCATTCTGGACGGTGCTGCATCGATCAAATCGATCATCGAGACAGCCCGGCGGAATCGCATGCCGGCCATTGCCATCACCGACCACGGCAACATGTTCGGTGCGATCGATTTTTATCAGAACGCCATAAAAAAAGGCGTGAAGCCGATTCTCGGGTTCGAAGCCTATCTGACCGGCGGCAGCAGGCTCGATAAGGAGCGGTCGAAAGAGAAACCCCTCCATCACCTCGTTCTTCTCGCAAAGAACCACGCGGGGTACAAAAACCTGGTGAAACTCTCGTCGCTGGGATACACCGAAGGGTTCTATTACAAGCCCCGCATCGATTGGGAACTCCTCGAAAAGTATCACGACGGGATCATTGCGCTCGGCGCCTGCCTTCAAGGTGAGGTTCCCTGGAAGCTGAATCACGGCGACGAGGAAGGGGCGAGGAAAGCCGTCCGACGATATCAGGACGTCTTCGGCCGCGACAATTTTTACCTCGAAATACAGAACCACGGTCTTGCCGAGCAGATTGACGTTCTTCCGAAAATCGTTTCGATGGCTCGTGCCTGCGACGTTCCGATTGTTGCCACGAACGACAGTCACTACGTCGGCGCCGAGGACTGGGAAGCGCACGACGTGCTTCTCTGCCTTCAGACACAGACCCAGATGTCTGATCCCAAGAGAATGCGGTTCGGAACCCGCGAGTTCTATCTGAAGACCTCCCAGATGATGAATGATCTGTTCAAGGAGTTCCCCGACTCGATTACCAATACGCTCCGGGTCGCCGAGCGGTGCAACGTGCAACTCACTCTGGGAAAGTCGATCCTTCCGAACTTCCCGATTCCCGCCGGCAAGACGTCGGAGAGTTATCTCGAAGAGCTGTGTCGCGCGGCCATTCCGGTTCGTTACCCGGAATCGGAGAGGGAAACGGCAACCAAGCGTCTCGATTTCGAGCTGAGCGTCATCCGCCGGATGGGTTTCTGCGACTACTTCCTCATCGTCTGGGATTTCATCAAGCAAGCGCGGGAGATGGGCGTTCCCGTCGGTCCGGGGCGCGGTTCGGCGGCTGGGTCGATCGTCGCGTATCTGCTCTGGATCACGGAC
This DNA window, taken from Candidatus Ozemobacteraceae bacterium, encodes the following:
- a CDS encoding dynamin family protein is translated as MNASNPAERFQKLLPPLKQLAEKMLVDIGDHCLVLNRIDARPHVLIVGEFNTGKSSLVNSMLGEDILPTGVTPTTSLVTILESGPFNVNVKPIGTRDPIKIEPGKASTPGYGIPGGEFDWNAFAKLLTAPENIDRIELVRVSHPKVPPALTIVDTPGINDIAKSRAEIVYGLIPTADIVVFVISALKPFSESERIFLEERLLADDLKKLLFVVNRIDEIDEDERPALISDIRQSLVKALNTSYDKINARLGQTLFLPVMDVELFAVCAKEKAPLDGSGTSHGIGFDVGKRHAGTFCEANRELWKRIIEVSGRKRDVEIEATLHHFLRRGVLRIEHALDECVEAETVGKAAVTGRLKESAFRLGKLRATLKTAETKIAAAEADLKQTFREQIDKTIGELVSVNRLQRDPAIVNTRLKELYEYITTRMKCTLDQLYGELGRSFDAVLDDKRFVEQRSLSIQYDLSDVPGKIVSSLSFAYLAAIFFGVSVGMFAGAAYFASQVIANKRSVKEFFMNATVSEETLLDVKADLSEKVCLEVEYAVDFIRQSLVQRIDMVQVEIRSQVRNLTSGRKLDHAQIRSELDDLRTNINAFMAKPE
- a CDS encoding ATP-dependent Clp protease ATP-binding subunit, encoding MIEEFGRDLTVLAAMGALEPLIGRAAEIRRMADALTLEGKSNPVLIGPPGVGKTCIVEGFAQEITAGRVPEKLKGKRIFQIDFAAISSGTIYRGMLEERVQKLVEELLSSKNTILFIDELHLLTRTHSTGGFDFANYLKPFLARGDIQVIGATTEPEFKRWIEEADPALARRFIRINVGEPPRDELKLLLTRMSKRIGSRYRIVVPDHTIDTVISVADQYIRDRFFPDKALDLMKEAIAEKRFSESHDRLRRDLTILDDVLAREISCIERDEIDRLDETLRQWDEEKATFFDTALTPEDVSNTLARRTGAVIGDRQLDEVARRIGLLKAAFETKIIGQARTKEAILSSFKMLGAGIRKPNKPIGSFLFLGPSGTGKTETAKTIASEFFGDERRLIRFDMSEFYDDHTMARLVGSPPGYIGSDEDGLLVKLMNKNPFSVVLFDEIEKADPKLFDIFLQMLDEGYVKDMKGNTASFRDALIIITSNVGTQYYAGLEQHDFEKKFDTIQAKVLEEMKRQVRPEIINRIESIIPFTPFTKEELRLIFRKLAAESAARILEQKQIEYTVSDSAVALAVDTGFDPQFGARPMRRIVQKLEELIADAVLERTLAAHDRVKVEAEDKRYVLRKIYERQ
- a CDS encoding endonuclease, whose amino-acid sequence is MHKRSWGLSAIFATFLTASVCFAGEPNASQPIDPCERVHKETGRLLESVEAVHPDASPQIVKIRERLNYLYKRAQSESAPKDGLVPSLEAMERTASKRKRFNSRSEDPFAGLGQLSNEALVEELNKRISMNTPFEYSASRRIVFLTLDNLDGFVECVYTGRSEHVTQMPNDRDMNIEHSWPQSLGATGIAKADLHHLFPADSKANSTRGSLPYGIVSNPNWEEGGSKCDGEKFQVRPNFCGNIARAQFYFSVRYNKQIPNEVEKVLREWHKADPVDARELQRNNKVDEIQHNRNPFIDHPEFVDKIADF